The genomic region CAGGCTAGTGGTTTACACGAAACTAACTCCCAGCATTGTACAACCCAGGGAGAGAAGAGCAGACCATGAAAGTAATGGAAAGCCATTGGAATGGAAGAGACAACCTCAGTCTTGGAAAACTAAGGAAGGGGGGCGTTTCCCTTGCGCTATGTAACCATGAATTGCCAGGCAGAAAGAAAAAGCCCCCTGCAAACCCTGTCAGAAGGGAAGGGGTTTGACGTGAAGGCTTTCCATGTAATGCAGAAGGTAAAGCGTGAGGTGGCATCATTAATGTTCATTGTCCATGTAATTTGTCTGCATTGCCTTATCTGACTAGTCCACCTTTGAATCTGTATTTTTTCTATTAAATGAGCTTTTTTGTTTATTCTGAACCCCAGGCAGTTCTCTGTTGTGCAAACTGTGCGGCCTCAAGTGGACTGATAACTGGGGGCTAGTTTCagtcctggggggggaggggtgacaaaCAAGAAAGGAAAAGTCTGAGTAGCTGGTAATTAAGAACTTGGGGACCAGACAGGCTATTGTGGTCACCCTGCCAAGGAGCATAGGCTGTTGGAAGGCAGGGTGAGACGATTAAGCCTGTAGGCTGGCGACTGGTGGCAGGGCTCTGAGCCATAGCAGCCTAGCATGAAAGCAGCCAAAGTTATAAGGCTAGTGGTGACAGAagcccttactggtctgggtaaTCCCTAAAACATCACAGggtttatgaggagagattaaaggaaCTAAATATCTACATCTAGGCTAAGCAATGAATGAAAGTGATGGTGGGGCAGGGGATCATAATTAGTTTGCAAATACGATAAACTAGGAGTGATTGGGTGCAGTTCAAAAGACAGCATTCCCAGCAGGAAAGGCTCAACAGGCAGTGACAGCCTCTGGTAAAATTCCAAGGTGGGCATTGCTACCAGCCCTTAGCTAAACAGCTAGGGAAGATGCTATGCCAGTCCTGTTCTGGGGCTGCCAGGCTGATCAAAGAAACAAGTGTCTTCCCTGGAGTCCTGCTGGTGCATTGAAGGCAGCACTACCTCGTTTGGAGCACTGAGCAGCCGCCTCTGCATGAATCCTTCATCTGGAGGTGCTGTGCCCTTAAACCAACTGAGATTAGGGTGAAGGTACATTCATttacatgtatcagaggggtagccatgttagtctgaatctgtaaaaagcaacagagagtcctgtggcacctttaagactaacagaagtattgggagcataagctttcatgggtaagaacctcacttcttcagatgcaagtaacagaaatctccagaggcaggtatatttACATGGACATTTCTGACTTGTGCTCCAGGTGCCTCAGTGCCAGAAATGCCACTGCAAACAGTGAGGGCTAGTGCTGGAGACTGTAGGATAACTAGAGTTGGGTGCAAATTTTTAGACAAAACGGTTTTTGGTCAGAAATTGTGAATTCATCTGAACTGAGACTGTTCGCTGGAAAATGCTCGGTTCTGACAAAATTTTCTGTTTGGAAACAGTTTTGAAATTATCAAATTGTCCCATAGTTTGGAATGAAAGTAGTTTTCTTTATCACGTGCTTTCAGATTCATCCTGTCCAAATTTCTATTGATACATTTCATGAAAAGCTCTTGGGAAACCGTGCTCAACAGCTAAAAATTAAggctggattttcagaagcactcagcacTGAGCTATCTCCACTCTCATTGgaggcaatgggagttttaccattgacatcaatgggaagaGATGGACATCAGGGGTGATTGGTTGGAAAGTCCCACTTCAAGTACTTGCAGCCAGTTTATGCTATCATCGCTCACTGAATAGTACCGTACACAGCAGAACTAttacccattaaaatcaatgggaactatTTGTCAAGTGAGGTACTCCTCTGTGAGAGTAAGGCCAACACAAACTGGCCTCTAGTGTAAAATATTTAAGACTGCCAAGCAGACACTTATGAAGACAGATACCTCTACTGTGTAAatccaacagagagagagagagagagagagttagtttCTAAAATCCATCCTTTGTCACTGGGGTATTTAACATACGGTCGAATCAAGATAAAGACAATCAATACCAAGAAGGCCCTTACCCATATCATCATCAAATATGGATTTGGATTCCACCTTTTTCTTGGTcttcttttcttttggttttaTGGTGAGATCCGCAAAAATGTCAGTGTTCTCATCAAACAGGTTAGAATCCGTCACTCTCTCTTTTGTTCTGTTCAGAGGTTTAATGGCTTCTGTTGCGAATATATCATCCTTGGAGCAAAGAATAAATTGAACAGCATCAGTACAGGACATGATAACTGAGCATTCGGGTTCAGCTACATGCAGCAGTAGATAGAGTTGGAAGTCCTGTAACTACCCTGGGCATTGCAACTCTATCAGGTTAGGATCAGGTCTCCAATTTGGCATGGGCAGAGATCTAGTCATTGTGATACTGCATAGGCCAGGTGCAGGACATGTGAGAGCAAGGTTGAGGGGAACAGACAGGCCCAGGCAGGATGGGGGCCTAATTCCTGCATTACCATCAGCGTTGTTGTGTAGCTCAGTTACTCCTGATGCGTAGCAGCAGTCAGGTCAGAGAGGGAGCTAAGCATTCCCTTAGCAGGGAGAGAGCCAGGTCCTCAAACACACCTGCTGTCGGCCCACACGCCATCCCTTTTACCCTCTGCTCTGGTAAGTAAGAGTGAGATTCAGAAGTCAGCATTTTCTACAGCTCAGTAGAGGACCAGGCCTCATGCTTAGCCTTACTTGGCCCACACAGGCCCCATTCCTTCTGTGCTGAAGGCAGAATGATTTTGCCCAAGGCCCTAGTGATACATTTCCTCCCTTtctatttaggaaaaaaaaaaagaaaaaataaacaataaatcagCCATTACCTCAAAGATATCTTGGGCTTTCGGGTCAAGGTCTTGCTGGGTGGTGGGTTTCAACTCCTTCTTCCTCACAGTTTTCTGACTAGTGAAGAGATCTTCATCCTCCAGGAAAGAGATGGGGCTGCTTTTCTTGGATGCTTTCTGCATTATGGGCTGGAAGAGATCATTGCTGCCCTGATCATCCTGCACTGACAGAGCAGACTTCTTCTCACCACTTTTAAGGGGGTTGCTGGCCAAGATCTCTGGGGTTTTAGCTTTGGCTGCTGGCTTTGACACTGAATTTTTCACAAAGAGATAGTCAGACCCAAACAAGTCATCCTCTTGGCCTGTGCCTTTCCCAGAAGGGCTTCCGGCCATTCCAGGTGACAGGCTACCGCCATCTGTTGGTGATGGCAGCTTAGCCACCAAAATGTTTTCTGTGCTGCCCTTAGCGTTTGGCTCAGCAGTGCAGAGCTCCTTTGCATCCACTAATGCAGAGCTCTGTTTGGGAAGCGGCAGCTGCGGCTCCTCTGTGCTGTTCAGCTCCTCGTTCTCGCTGGACTCTTGAGCAGCTAGCCGCCGGGCTGTCCTGGAGGGAGGCCTTCGTTTGTTCATCACCTTGATCCTGCTCTGTGAGAAGAGGGAGATCAGGTTGAGTTCAGGGCTTGAAGGGAGGGATGCACTTGACAGGGACCCTGCTCTCCTCATGTTCTATCTTTCCACGTTTTattctagcacaggggtcggcaacctttcagaagtggtgtgccgagtcttcatttattcactctaatttaaggtttcgcgtgccagtcatacattttaacgtttttagaagggctctttctattagtctataatatataactgaactattgttgtatgtaaagtaaataaggtttttaaaatgtttaagaagcttcatttaaaattaaattaaaatgcagagctccctggaccggtggccaggacccgagcagtgagtgccactgaaaaatcagcttccgtgctgccttcagcacacatgccataggttgccttccCCTGTTCTAGCACATGATGGGGACCCAATGACCTCCCAAAATCTAATCGCAGCTCTGAGAAGGCTTTTGTAATTTTTTGTTACATGAACATTTAATTAACACTAAGGAAAATTTAATATTCGAGCCACCACACTCTGCAAACTTTCATATTGCCTCAGCCCCCACTGCAAGGTAGATTGGCAGCACAAGAAACCCGAGGCAGGCAGACAAAGCAGGATGCTCAGGTCACAGAGCGAGTCAATGGCAGAATACAAAATAAAACTCAGGGCTCCTGACCCTCAACCTTGTGCCATAACAGTATTAACAATTG from Chrysemys picta bellii isolate R12L10 unplaced genomic scaffold, ASM1138683v2 scaf1887, whole genome shotgun sequence harbors:
- the LOC135980117 gene encoding WASH complex subunit 2D-like gives rise to the protein MRRAGSLSSASLPSSPELNLISLFSQSRIKVMNKRRPPSRTARRLAAQESSENEELNSTEEPQLPLPKQSSALVDAKELCTAEPNAKGSTENILVAKLPSPTDGGSLSPGMAGSPSGKGTGQEDDLFGSDYLFVKNSVSKPAAKAKTPEILASNPLKSGEKKSALSVQDDQGSNDLFQPIMQKASKKSSPISFLEDEDLFTSQKTVRKKELKPTTQQDLDPKAQDIFEDDIFATEAIKPLNRTKERVTDSNLFDENTDIFADLTIKPKEKKTKKKVESKSIFDDDMDDIFSSSSQTKASTPKGRSSQTASESKSESKASSTFDDPLNAFGGQ